One window of the Epinephelus moara isolate mb chromosome 24, YSFRI_EMoa_1.0, whole genome shotgun sequence genome contains the following:
- the pparg gene encoding peroxisome proliferator-activated receptor gamma yields MQTPGRDFHHQSGHNFSADMVDTQQLLAWPVGFSLSAVDLSELDDSSHSLDMKHLSTLDYASISSSSIQSSLSPPLVSSISSAGVAYDPGPPQHEEQLTNMDYTNMHSYRTAPDTHNLIKLEPESPPQYSDSPVFSKLQDDTSTAALNIECRVCGDKASGFHYGVHACEGCKGFFRRTIRLKLVYDHCDLHCRIHKKSRNKCQYCRFQKCLNVGMSHNAIRFGRMPQAEKEKLLAEFSSDMVHMHPEAADLRALSRHLYEAYLKYFPLTKAKARAILSGKAGDIVPFVIHDMKSLMEGEQFINCRQIPIQEHQQQESAITAGLGGNTGVHPGSEYGYLGMASINGQVPSDALELRFFQSCQSRSAEAVREVTEFAKSIPGFIELDLNDQVTLLKYGVIEVLIIMMAPLMNKDGTLISYGQIFMTREFLKSLRKPFCQMMEPKFEFSVKFNTLELDDSDMALFLAVIILSGDRPGLLNVKPIEQLQETVLHSLELQLKLNHPDSLQLFAKLLQKMTDLRQIVTDHVHLIQLLKKTEVDMCLHPLLQEIMKDLY; encoded by the exons CAGACATGGTGGATACCCAGCAGCTCCTAGCGTGGCCTGTAGGTTTCAGTCTGAGCGCCGTGGACCTGTCAGAGCTGGACGACAGCTCCCACTCCCTGGACATGAAGCATTTGTCTACGTTAGACTACGCCTCCATCTCCTCGTCCTCCATCCAGTCCTCCCTGTCTCCCCCGCTTGTatcctccatctcctctgccGGTGTGGCTTATGACCCCGGTCCGCCGCAGCACGAAGAACAACTGACCAACATGGactacacaaacatgcacagctACAGGACAGcgccagacacacaca ATTTGATCAAGCTGGAGCCAGAGTCGCCTCCACAGTACTCTGACAGCCCTGTGTTCTCCAAGCTCCAGGACGATACGTCAACGGCAGCGCTAAACATCGAGTGTCGTGTGTGTGGAGACAAAGCTTCAGGGTTTCACTATGGCGTCCACGCCTGTGAGGGCTGTAAG gGTTTCTTCAGACGCACAATCAGGTTAAAGTTGGTGTATGACCACTGTGATCTTCACTGTCGCATTCACAAGAAGTCCCGCAACAAATGCCAATACTGTCGTTTCCAGAAGTGCCTCAATGTTGGCATGTCACACAACG CCATTCGTTTTGGCCGAATGCCCCAGGCGGAGAAGGAGAAACTGCTGGCTGAGTTCTCATCCGACATGGTGCACATGCACCCGGAGGCGGCAGATCTGAGAGCTCTGTCCCGGCATCTGTACGAGGCATATCTGAAATACTTCCCCCTCACCAAGGCCAAGGCCAGGGCCATCCTCTCTGGGAAGGCTGGAGACATTGTG CCTTTTGTCATCCATGACATGAAGTCTCTAATGGAGGGAGAGCAGTTTATTAACTGTAGGCAGATACCCATACAGGAGCACCAGCAGCAGGAATCCGCCATCACAGCCGGGCTCGGAG GTAACACAGGAGTTCACCCAGGGTCAGAGTATGGCTATTTGGGAATGGCGAGCATCAACGGACAGGTGCCATCAGACGCTCTAGAGCTGCGCTTCTTTCAAAGCTGTCAATCACGTTCGGCCGAAGCAGTGAGAGAAGTGACAGAGTTCGCCAAAAGTATCCCGGGATTTATCGAACTGGATCTCAATGATCAG GTCACTCTGCTCAAGTATGGCGTGATCGAGGTCTTAATCATCATGATGGCGCCTCTGATGAACAAAGACGGGACCCTGATCTCCTACGGACAGATCTTCATGACGCGGGAGTTCCTCAAGAGTCTCAGGAAACCTTTTTGTCAAATGATGGAACCAAAGTTTGAGTTCTCAGTCAAGTTCAACACGCTGGAGCTGGACGACAGCGACATGGCGCTGTTTCTGGCTGTCATTATCCTCAGCGGGG ACCGCCCTGGCCTGCTGAACGTGAAGCCCATCGAGCAGCTCCAGGAGACAGTGCTCCACTCGCTGGAGCTGCAGCTGAAGCTAAACCACCCAGACTCTCTGCAGCTGTTTGCCAAGCTGCTACAGAAAATGACCGACCTGCGTCAGATTGTCACCGACCACGTTCACCTCATCCAGCTGCTGAAGAAGACGGAGGTGGACATGTGCTTACACCCGCTGCTGCAGGAGATCATGAAGGACTTGTATTAG